TGGTCACCAGCATGCCGAACCAGAGACTGCCGCCGTACATGGGGGCGATGGTCCACGGATTGTTGATTAATGTCGCAACAAGGGTGATGGCGGGGCTGACGCGGAAAAGCCACGCCAGCGCCAGCGCCATAACGGTATGGACGCCGAGCACCGGGAAGAAGGCCACAAAAAAGCCGATGGCGCAGGCCAGCGCTATTTTATGCGGGTCGTCGCCGCTCGCCAGAATTTTTCGGACGGCCTGAAGGATTTTCTCCTTCATTTGGCCGGCTCTATGGTTTGCACCCGCCCGATTTTTTCCAACTGTTCCCCGATGATTTTTCCGTCGCCCAGCGCCGCGATCACCATCCGGTCCGGCTGGAGGTATTGCCGCGCCACGCGTTTCACGTCGGCCATCGTCACTTTCTGGATGCGCCCGCGCAGCCCTTCCAGATAGTCATCCGGCATGCCGTAATATTCCATCCATGCGTAACGCTGGGCCACATCGGCTTTTTTGTCGAAGGCGAAAACAAAGCTGTTGATAAGCGCCTCTTTCGCCATCGCCAGTTCCGCTTCCGTGATGCCGTCGGCGGCGACGCCGCGCATGATGGCGCGCGCGGTATCAACGAATTCATGCGTGCTGGCCGCTTTGGTTTCGCCCCCCGCCATGAAGGCCCCTTTTGTGCCGTCGCTCATGCCGAAATAGGAATAGACGCTGTAGGCCAGCCCGCGCACGGTGCGGATTTCCTTCAGCATCCGGCTGGCGAAACCGCCGCCCCCCACCACGTAGTTCATCACGCGCACGGCGTCGAAATCGGGGCTTTTGCGGCTGACGCCGAAGTGTCCCATCCGGATGCCGGTCTGCGGCAAGGGTTTATTCAAAAGGTACACGCCGGGGGTGATGTCCGCGGGGAGTTCCGGCAACGGCCCCACCGCCGCGGCGGCGGGGGGAAAGCCCTCGAAGAGCGCCTCGAAACGGCGCACCATGTCGTCCGCGTTGAAATCGCCGTTTATGGCGACGATGAAGCTTTCAGGGCCGATGTGGCGGCGGTAAAATCCGGCGCAGTCCGCGCGGGCAATCCGTTTCACCGAGGCCGTATCCGGCACGTTGCCGAAAGCGTGCCCCGCGAAAAGCAGGCGGCGGAATTCGCGGTCCACCAGCGTTTCGGGGTCATCCTCCTCGCGCGCGATGTTTTCGAGCATCTGGGATTTCAGCGTGGCGAACCGCTGTTCGTCGAACGCCGGGGCGCGGATGACCGCGGCAAACAGCCGCAGCCCCTCATCGAGGTTGTGGGTCATCACGTTCAGGGCGATGGTTCCGCTTTCGGATCCGATGGAGGTTTCCAGCACCGCCGCCATGGATTCCAGCTTTTCGTCCAGCGCGCCGGGGGAGAGGCCTTCGGCGCCTCCCGCGCGCCAGATCGAGCCGGTGAGCGACGCCAGCCCCGCCTTGTCGGCAGGCTCCCACGCGCTTCCAATGCGGACCATCGCGTGTATGTTCACCAGCGGCAGTTCGTGATCTTCCAGCAGGTGCAGCGTCATGCCGTTTTTCAACTGTACCCGGACGGTCTTCGGCAGATGGAAGGTCAACGGGGGATAGGCAAGACCTTCCGGCCGTTGCGGGGCTTCTTGCCCGGCGAAGGCGGCGGTGGCCAGACAGAGGAGGAGG
This region of Nitrospinota bacterium genomic DNA includes:
- a CDS encoding DUF2062 domain-containing protein, with protein sequence MKEKILQAVRKILASGDDPHKIALACAIGFFVAFFPVLGVHTVMALALAWLFRVSPAITLVATLINNPWTIAPMYGGSLWFGMLVTNTEIHGFNIHWNELNWSLFVELVKLVGIPFVIGCLVLGAVTGVAGYFLILRMVIVYRRKKTAEGREAQ
- a CDS encoding insulinase family protein, which codes for MMLKKAPAIAALLLCLATAAFAGQEAPQRPEGLAYPPLTFHLPKTVRVQLKNGMTLHLLEDHELPLVNIHAMVRIGSAWEPADKAGLASLTGSIWRAGGAEGLSPGALDEKLESMAAVLETSIGSESGTIALNVMTHNLDEGLRLFAAVIRAPAFDEQRFATLKSQMLENIAREEDDPETLVDREFRRLLFAGHAFGNVPDTASVKRIARADCAGFYRRHIGPESFIVAINGDFNADDMVRRFEALFEGFPPAAAAVGPLPELPADITPGVYLLNKPLPQTGIRMGHFGVSRKSPDFDAVRVMNYVVGGGGFASRMLKEIRTVRGLAYSVYSYFGMSDGTKGAFMAGGETKAASTHEFVDTARAIMRGVAADGITEAELAMAKEALINSFVFAFDKKADVAQRYAWMEYYGMPDDYLEGLRGRIQKVTMADVKRVARQYLQPDRMVIAALGDGKIIGEQLEKIGRVQTIEPAK